From Malus sylvestris chromosome 1, drMalSylv7.2, whole genome shotgun sequence:
caaaagtcacaATTTTATTATCTGAATCTCAAAATTCGCTTCACTTTACCTTCtgaaatttgattttgatcTTAGTTTGCCTCTTGAAACTTGCAGTCGTCTCTAggaaactcaaaattcgctcCACAATGCCTTAGATCTGTTAGTTTCTTATGTGGGTATGACTTGGATGAGCTAGActaatcaaattttattttattttcttcatctcttcaatttcttttaaactgAATATTCTCTGATTGTTTAATGATGACGCGTAATGGAGgtttataatcaaatttattgcacATGTGACATAACTTATTGGGTGTTGGATCTCATGTATGTTTTAGGAGGCAACCTAGAAGTtttagggagaagagagagtcgACAAGTCAAAGTGGaatgaattttgagtttcaaggagTAAAGTGGTCACTTTTAAGTTACATGGGGTAAAGTCAGATTAAAAAGGAATTTCAGGGGAcatagctaaaaataagccaaTTAGTTACTACTTAGTGGTATTTGTGGGAAATTTTTCTGTGTAACTGTAACATAATTTGGTGTAGCAATAGTTATATTTGTATTGTGTATGAATAACATCACGTGACTGTAATACTCGAAATTTCTTGTATGTGAGGCATAGGAAAGGAAACTATGATCCCAAATTCGTTGCCCATAAATGAGGAGTATATGCAAACTGTGATGTACCAGTCTAACAATGGAGATCCCATTTTGCAAAACTATAATATCCATGGGGTTCTAGTTTTACGGGAGTGCTAGCAACTTTTGCACTAACCTTTGTAATTGGATCATTTCACTGTACCTATCATTTTCTTATGGAAAAACAAAATGTTAATGCGTATGTGTCTTTGACAAAGAATTaatgatgaaaaataaaaaaataaaatctcaaatacattaaaggtcttgtttttgtgtaaaaaaaaaatacacttgttacttgaaaaatgaaaagattCAAATACAAAAGTTGCTAGAATTTCTCTTCAATTTACACCTTATTTTGAGACAACTTTCAAAATGGCAAATGTAGCGATATCTCAAGTTTATATCGTGCTATTATGTCGTTAGCATTATCCACATAAGGGTTGAAAATTCATGTCCGGGAGAAACTTAGGTCCAAAATCCCAATACGGATGAAAATTCCCCAAGAAATAGACGAATATATCCAAAAAGTGTGATTGTATGCTTTTATTTATGGCAAATTTGTGCATTCGATGAGGACGAATCACCTACGTATAAATCCAAAGTAGATAATACTTTGGTTTTGGATTATTCTCGATAGTGGGTATAAATATATGCATAATTAGAATATACCGTAAATGTATTTATTGGGTGCTCTATAATTTCTATATTGCAACTTGACACgaaatcttattttataattCCATAAGCTTGCTTGCTTTCAACCCTAGTATAAATATTACACCAAGAACCGCTCTGTTCCCACACAAAAAAGAAACCTCTCCGTGCCTGCCTTCTTTTATTTTGGGTGCAATTTACTCTGTATATTTCAATCACATAAAAAAGCAAGCAAAAAATGGGTAAGGGAGGCAAAGCTGCTGAGCCAGAAAACATGGGTGCTTGGCTTCTTGGTGTTAACAACATCAAGATCCAACCTTTCAAGCTTCCCAGTGTTGGTATGCGCCTTCCCTAAATATTTTAGTTTCGTCATAGTGTTCTTTCGGTTTTTTGTCTTCAGTCGAGATATTTATGATCATAATGACTTACATCTCGCACCATTTTCTTGGGATTTCTTAATTTAGGGGTCCATGATGTTCGAGTTCGGATCAAGGCTGTCGGCATTTGTGGAAGTGATGTTCACTACCTCAAGGTTCATCTCCCTTCCATGTCCTTTCCCCTGTTTTTAATATCTAtggatttttaaaattttatttttgttcgtTTTAGATGGCATTGTTCATTCCTGAAATAACAATGAAACCAAAGTAGGAACGTTGATAATTTTCTCTGTTATATCCAACAGATCAGTACCTAATCactgtgtttttttttggtttttttttttttttttgcagaccATGAAGTGTGCAGATTTTGAAGTTAAAGAGCCAATGGTAATTGGCCATGAGTGTGCTGGGATCGTTGAGGAAATCGGGGCCGAGGTGATGCATCTCGCTCTGGGCGATCGTGTGGCAGTAGAACCTGGAATCAGCTGCACACGGTGCCAGCAGTGCAAAGGTGGAAGGTACAATCTTTGCCCGGACATGAAGTTTTTTGCCACCCCTCCGGTTCATGGTTCCTTGGCAAATCAGGTAAAAATGTAcacaataataaaattttatagGCTTTGCGCCAGATTGATATTGTATTATCACATGCATTAATTAGGCTTGTGTAATAACCATTTCGTTTAACAGATTGTGCATCCTGCGGATCTGTGCTTTAAGCTCCCGGAGAATGTGAGTTTGGAGGAAGGGGCAATGTGTGAGCCCTTGAGTGTTGGGGTTCATGCTTGCCGGAGAGCCAATGTGGGACCGGAATCAACTGTCCTGATCATCGGAGCCGGCCCCATCGGTCTGGTTTCGGTGCTGGCTGCCCGTGCATTTGGGTCACCCAGAATTGTCATTGTGGATATGGATGACCAGCGTCTAGCCATGGCGCAGTCTCTCGGTGCTAATGACACTGTCAAAGTTTCGACAAAAATGGAGGATTTGGATGATGAAATTGCCCAGATTAAGACAGCCATGAAATCCAACGTGGATGTGAGCTTCGATTGTGTCGGTTTTAACAAAACCATGTCAACAGCTCTTGGTGCCACCCGTCCCGGCGGCAAAGTTTGCCTTGTCGGAATGGGACACGGCACGATGACAGTCCCACTTACTCCGGCTGCTGCCAGGTACAAAGCGATTCCATTTCCTGTCCTTTTTTCTAGCTTTCTCGATAAAATCGAATCGACCCCTCTCTTGTCCTACATCAATAACTTAAGTTTTTAGGCATTGTGGATCAAAAGTGTAACTGCAAGTATAAGCTTATTAGATAATTAGGGTTTTCTCGCCTTATCTGATATTAGAGTTTTGTCTTTTGAACACAGGGAGGTTGATGTTGTTGGAATTTTCCGGTACAAGAACACATGGCCTCTTTGCCTCGAGTTTTTGAGAAGTGGGAAGATCGACGTGAAGCCGCTCATTACGCACCGCTTCGGGTTTAACCAAAAGGAGGTGGAAGAAGCATTTGAAACCAGTGCCCGTGGGGGAAATGCCATTAAGGTCATGTTTATTTTGTGAAAGATGAGTCACGAGTTGGTGAATTTCGGACCCTTGAGAGGACAAGTTGTGATGGCTCGGAATATCGGAAGTTCATCAATCTCTGATGAGAAATGGAGATGCAAAACTTGTTGATGTACAGAGACCATATACCTTCAATAAACCTCAGCTCCgctagagttttttttttaatgttttaattttttgtgatcTTACTTTTTACATGAGTCTTTCAATACCTATGAACTATATATGTAAGATGATGCCTAAAGGTTCTTAACTACGAggcatattattattattttttgacaCAAATGGTTTTATTTAACACAAGGCTCATGGTTGTGGTGTAGGGCTTCTCCCATTTCTTTGAATCCTAGATGTTCTACAAAAATAGCCACATACTCTTGGCCACATTGTTGTTAACATATAAATATCATTTAACTCGTCAAGGAAAATGAGGAATTCAAAACTTTGGACTTCTTTCAGCATTAGGAAGAAGAGAACCATCAAGCTAAGAGTTTGTCGGTGCCTCGCATTTTAGTTGATGATAAACCTCATTCGTGAATGGAGGATTATGGGGTAACCAAATGTGACTTATGCGCGAGTTAGGTTAACCAAAATGCAATCTATATTAGCATTCAAAGAGACTTGGCCGCAGTGATTTTAATTGATAAATATAAATGAACTTGTCCATTTAAAATTGTAGTATTTTTATCAACAAAAAAGGACGAGTTCAAGTTCTAGACCTCTTCTAATATTACGAATAAAAGTATCACTAGACTAAAAGTTAGATGGTACTTcgtgttttattttttggtcaagTGGCTTCATACATAGATGCATCGTGAGGAGGATTATGAGAGATACTTACAACGCGATCGAGGAGGATTATGAGAGGTACCAATAACGTGACCCATGCACAAGTTAGGTAAAGAAAAGGTAATAAATgatgtagaaagaaaaaaaattgaaagggaCCCTTAAATAATATCTCCCAGCTAGGATATGTTGTAGATGCAGGAGGATTCTTGccggatcttctttgtgagaatcCTGAGGATCATctaatcacatccgttcatcgtatatcatccAGTCAGAAatgattgtaaatttttttatttaaatttgaatataaacagtacctgacaaaaactgacgcataatgtacgatgaatgtatgtgattggaggatctcTAGGATCCTTACAAAGAGAATCCGGCGAGAATGCTCTCTCGTTGCAGACATGCTCAAAATAACTTCCAACTTCCAAGCAAGAAAAGTGACAAACCATGTAAATATTATAATGCGGGACTTTCCCTAATTGTAGTAGATCATATAATGACTACTCACCATccttcatcttcaaaacatGGTGTGGACATGACATCTAAGTCTTTCCCAAGCCTGAGGTAAATATTTTTAGCAAATGTGGTCACATGTCTTTTCAAGCATTGtaagtgtttttttaatttttcggtTAGTAAAAATATACTTGGTCTCTTGCATTGGTAGAACTGTATAGATATCATCAATGCATTTCTTGTTCAGATGACACTTGATATTCATCAAGCTGCAAAACAGAACCATTTCATCTGTAAACTTCCAAATGACATGGATTAGCTGTGTACTTTGAAGCAACGCCACTTtgggaaaaattgaagaaaatttcaTCATCACAACTCCGTTTCTTAAttcaaacacatccattcacatgTATATTTTGTTTGAGCTGGTCATTGCAAGGGACTCCAAGCATTTTATCAGTCATCCCAGCTATCCCAAGTAATCTCAGTAATTCAAGAGATCATGTGCAATGTAACCCTCAACCCTGCGTAATTAATGGCTACTACCCAACGCAGAGTGACACGTACACACCATGTCATATATGTGTGTGACCGAACACGATAGGAAAACAGCATCAGTAGTCATTTACACAAGATGAGGTGAATAAAGCATTTAGCCACCGATACTTGTGTTCGTGCATGGTGCATGTTACTTAGATAATGCTTCAAAATCTCCGGGTGTTGAAGAGAACCTCGATACTAGCTCTTTACGAGTTCATGATGCTTCTCTTCAATGGTTTGTGCAAACTCAAGATTTATCTACTCCATATGCCGGTTCAATGAAGGGGCAGCTAACCTGTAAGGCGATTCCCGGCATAATATATATTGATCTCTCAACAATCCAAAAGCAGCCAGAGGGAAGGGTAGGAGATGACAGTTCCAATGACCCATGGGATATCCAGcaagagagagatatataaaGTCTCTTATGAAGGAGGAAGATTCTCTTCCTTCCTAATCTCTCTTTCCTTCCCTCCTTTCCTATTTAAACAGTTATAATTAAACCACGTCATCATCTTGTATTgattttttagagagagaaagaaagacaaaaaaaaaaaacggtgaGAGGAAGAGtgggaagaagatgagagaatcctactctctCTTAATTTGAATCAGTCTTGCCCTCACTATATTTTCATAGCCTTAGGAAAATGTAATTTCTCTGCTCCAAGTCAGCTGCTTCCACTGTTTTTGTCTTCCACTGTGATCAGAGAGTATGAGTTTTGTAAGTTGCAACTTGCAAGTGACTTTGTTCCTTTCgtttttatatatacatatatatatttgcccTACATCATCAATACATTAACATCATAAAACTACAATATGCCTAGTCATTTTcttatcaaataaataatttcataaaacaaactCCAACGTTACATTAAAGTCGTCTGCAAGACCAAAACACACACTAAGAGTTCAACAACACAAAACTATTGGGAAAGACAACCACATCAACTAAACAACACGCGCGCATAACCACAACTAATTTTAATCACTAACCAAGCCcaagaaacccaaaaccctaaaacaacCCATAAATATCTAAAGCAAATTTCCGCCAACAAACCAAGGAAAATTAGTTGAGCCTGGTGCAATGGTGTAAAAAAGTCTGCCCAACAACCCTAGTCATTGGTCATCCAGAAATTAAACCTAAACCTTACCTTATCTTAAACTGTCGTTATGTTTTTTCACATTACCAAACGTCAATGAGAAGAGAGGGTCTTCTATACGTACGGCACCTGGAATCCTTGTAAGAGAGGGTGAGATAAAAAATGGGCCAAAATTAGCATGAAAAATCAGGAAGGGTGGAGTAAGCGAGTGTTGTTTGTGTATAGAGTGATACATATATACACGTGGTCTGGTTACTGAACCTTAGAATTTCTCTAATGAGAAAGCAATTTGAATCACCAATAAAGGTTCTTTAAAATGAAAAGGCTAACAAGAGTAGCGTATTCCACCTTATATAAATTGCACCATTCAAGTTATTGCTTAAGACTTTTGACTTCAATTTCTCATAATGATGTAGTAATAGTCTCATGCATATAGGAACcatcaaatatatttaattgagTTTTAGAGCAACACAAATAATTAAGTAGTCATTTAAgaacattttaaatatttttggggTAGATCAAAAGTCCAATTCGGATTAGTGTTTCATTGTGTTGTATTCCTTACAAATATATGTACTAAACCCTTGAGAAAGGAGacttgaatgaattaaaatataatttgctTAGTGCAATCGAAGTGAGTTGTTTCTTCTTCTAAAATCAAGTTTGAGACTTGGTTATGTCGAGTGAATCCACAATTAGCAACGTGAGTGATTTTTGTTGCCCCTGATTGAGTGATTCACAAGTATCTATCTCTCATTCTTTCTATTTTCCTCGGTCCCAATTTAAGTACTTTTGTCTATACAAATAGATCACTTTCGCTACATCTTAAGAAACTTATCTCACACTGTTTTAATTAGGGAAAATATATAGGATCAAAGACCAATGGAAGATGGTGAGCGCACTCCTTCGGCAAACCTAACCCACATAACATATGCcttgaaataaaatataaaataattaattgataCCGAAATCACAATAACCCGTAGTAATTCttttatcaaaataaataaagataaaCTTCAACATGACATCAAAGTTATTTACAAGATGAATACACACCAACCAAAAGGACAACATCACACTCACAACAGGCAACAACCTCATCGACCACTGATTAAATATCACACATAACCGAAAGAAGCTTAATCAGTAACCAAGCTCAAAgaacccaaaaccctaaaacaacTGATAAGGCTAAAGCAAAACAACTATGGCCACCATTTGAAAAGAGTGCCGGCATCAAACTCGATGCATCTAACTGAGAATATTTTGTGTAACATCGGGAATCATTCAGTCCAATAACCCTAGTTAGATTTAGATATGGTGATCGTTTCGTGTTTATCGTATGTGTGTTGTTTTCGTGACATACTTGATGTTTAAACAGAATGTGTCTTGTTAAATCCATTAAAATGAACTAGTAATATGACCTGACTCAAACTCAACTTGTTAAAATTAACAAGTATTATGACCCGACCAGTtacgtattaaaaaaaatatattttgcttCAATAAATAACCAAATGAAAAACGTtatactaaattagtatttaCATACCATGTTGTTACTAAATTATATCTACATACCCTAAATCTTaaaatcctaaaccctaaactctaAAATTCAAACAATGATGTAACCATCATCAAAACATAAAGAATGTGATCACGaatgttgacaaaaaaaaatttcatatttttcgcacttgtaaattaatttttatgaaTGTTTTGATGTGCTTTGGTATTTTGTAGGAAAAgtcaaattactttaaaaaatTCATCATGAGCGGTCAAAGTTGACCACCCATGATTGTTGATCATCGTTGACCGACGTTGACTGTTGACCACTCATGGTCAATGATTAACGGAATGATCCAATAATGGCCTGATTATTTAATGTGTTGACCATAAATCCGATACTTTCGGGTCGAATTAATGGGTTGTGCAACAAATTCTTAGGTCTAGTCAAATTATAGTCATCCGCAATTCCCTAATTAAGCATattccaaaaggaaaaaaaaaactaatatatgaATATCTACCATATTAAGGTATATTCCACCTTAATTATAAAATTGCTCTATTCCAGGTTACGATTTAGACTCAAATTTGCTCTTAAACACTTTCGACCAAACAAAGAGTAATACTAGAGATACTCAATTTGGAAATTAAATTTGAGAAACTAAAAGatatagaagttgatgattgatttattacttaacTATTGATAGACGTGATCATTTCTAATTTCTATTAGatacattatttagtttacaattttaatcttcaaatttaatctccttaacattacttataaacatatatatcacTCTGGCTCCTTCAGTAgaaatttcatccaaaactaatttaatatattt
This genomic window contains:
- the LOC126632811 gene encoding sorbitol dehydrogenase-like; amino-acid sequence: MGKGGKAAEPENMGAWLLGVNNIKIQPFKLPSVGVHDVRVRIKAVGICGSDVHYLKTMKCADFEVKEPMVIGHECAGIVEEIGAEVMHLALGDRVAVEPGISCTRCQQCKGGRYNLCPDMKFFATPPVHGSLANQIVHPADLCFKLPENVSLEEGAMCEPLSVGVHACRRANVGPESTVLIIGAGPIGLVSVLAARAFGSPRIVIVDMDDQRLAMAQSLGANDTVKVSTKMEDLDDEIAQIKTAMKSNVDVSFDCVGFNKTMSTALGATRPGGKVCLVGMGHGTMTVPLTPAAAREVDVVGIFRYKNTWPLCLEFLRSGKIDVKPLITHRFGFNQKEVEEAFETSARGGNAIKVMFIL